A stretch of DNA from Paramisgurnus dabryanus chromosome 19, PD_genome_1.1, whole genome shotgun sequence:
CATCATTAATCAATGTAGATTTCGTCATTTCGTCTCTCATATTatgagacttttattttgacatcatAAGTCCGCTCACTCAGTCTTTACCCCGGAAGCAATCAAACAAAGCTCCTGTGTTTTTGCAAACATAACTTAACCAAACTATTAACTTTTTTGGACACACAAAGTGGAAATATTAGCAGAATTTTCcactaatatatataaaatgtcaGATCGCAAACGAAGCCGTGAACATCGCGAGGACAGACATGAACGGAAGAGACACAGAGAGTCAAAACAGGAGGAGGACAAATACACGCATCAAACCAAGAAACTCGTGCATGAAGTGCAGAAAATCAAGCATGTAGAGACTTTGTGAGTTTTGCAGTTAATATTCAGAATCTTAATATCTGTAATGTCtttgaaagagttaaaatactCTCTGACTGATTTCTCAATGAAACAGATTAAACATCTTGAATTTTCtttcttatttttctttttagttATGAAAATCCTCCACCAGGACTCATAAAGGTTTGTCATGGTTGAAGTCATTGTCCTTCATTGTTTCAGATTTAATGCCAGTTGTTTTGGACAGCACTGCATCTTGGATTTAATCAGAGATggttgttaaatgttttaataaaacgtTTGGGATGAGGATTTTGCAACACATGCAGGACTCTGCTTTTGCAGGAACATGATGACAAACCAGAGGATTGCATTCCTGACACACCGGGCAATGAAGATGCCAGAAACTTTCTGGCTCATGCCCCCACCAGAGGACTGTGGATGCCTCTGGGGAAAGAGGTGAAGGTCATGCAGTGTAAGAAAGTTGCCGGATATATTTACTTTACCCTTGAATAACTGTGATTGCACAAAGTTTACAGTATGTGTATTGATTGAGGTAAAAAAGTCACTTTCAATGACAGTCCaagatttttatataaatatttgcaTATTTACTTGCAAACGTGCTTATTAAGAGAGTTTCAAATAGTCTGTAACTTGTATTAGCAACTAATTGCCATGTCTAGAAATACTGTGTACAATGTGCACTGAAAACTTTCTTGAATGCTTCTTAACAGACTATACAAAATAGAATACAGTACTCTGCACTGCTAGTAACATAACATATATGAATGTATGTATAATAATATGCagaaattacaaaaaataagtAATTAGATGCTTGACAATAATGTGACAAGACAATAAAGTGGCAAAGTGAATATTAAATCCtatttttatatttgcattGTACACAGGTTGGAGATGTAAACGATATGGGCACAGAACAGGAGATCGTGAATGTCCTTTCTTCATCAAAGGCAACCAGAAACTGGAGCAGTTCAGAGTGGTGAGTCCAATGCTGCTTTATAATTGATTCATTTTAAATCGAtaacaaaaattttatttaaattgagAATTGAAATCACAAAGTAGCAGATTAGCCAATCCACTTGTTAAAGAgatgaaaattctctcatcatttactcactctcatgttgttacagacatctatacatttctttgttctgatgaacaccaaggaaaatattttgaggaatgtttgcaacCTAACCGTGCTtgaaccccattcacttccatagtattcttttatcctacttTGGAAATGAATGGCGCTAATGATcgttttggttacaaacaatCCCTTTATATATCTTccttttatacaggtttgtaacaacatgagagtgagtaaatgatgacagtattttcatttttgggtgaactatctctttaagtctgACGTCATGCACCACTTCCGGGTCCAACTGATCTCAAATGCCATAgggaactaaaaaaaaaaatcacttaataTGCACTCGTATCATTGCAAAACTTCCAAAAACACCTGATCTTAATTTGATCTCCATTACAAAATCCGTGATGACCAGTCATGGACTcaaagacatgctttttttatgaaatattaatatattgctgtCTGTGATTCCATGGGCTTGAAGGGCTGTTttctggacagggattagactagtcctagacttaaataaatgtaagagctgtgccaactgaaaacaacttgcactgacatatcttaaaatacataagtgccctttgttttgcctcaaaatgcacacaattaatgtttttagtaatgcaagttttgttaaaactagttatttgtctaattaaactaaggtctagtaactTTTGTCTTAAGGAACCACCCCAAAAACTGCTGTGTAGTGCACTGTGAGTTTACTAAATTTTCACTTAAATGTTGAATAGAAATAAATAGAGttcataaacagctgtttaaatTATATCTTCTATTAAAACGAGTTGAGGCTTGGACCCGGAAACGGTATTCCTTAGGTcattacttaaaggaatattccattttcttaaaagaaaaatccagataatttactcaccaccatgtcatccaaaatgttgatgtctttctttgttcagtcgagaagaaattatgttttttgaggaaaacaatgcaggatttttctcattttaatggactttaatagacaccaacacttaatacttaacacgtaacagtttttttcaacaaagtttcaaaggactctaaacgatcccaaacgatgcataagggtcttatctagggaaatgattgtcatttttgacaataaaaataacaaatatgctattttaaacaacaacttttcgtctaggtccggaccagtgtgacctaacgtaaatgcgtagtgacgtagggaggtcacgtgttacatatataaaacgcacatttgcggaccattgtaaacaataaactgacacaaagacattaattagtatcagttgacatacagcaacgttggaacggtcctctttcagcACGGTCctcttgtaaacactggggcggagtttcgcgttcgtcctctgtgacctcttgacgtcatgacgtattgcgtggggtcacgctgacgcatcacgaccggatttaaacgagaagttgtggtttaaaagtgtatatttgttatttttcttgtcaaaaatgacgatcgttttgctagataagacccttatgcctcctttgggatcgtttatagtcctttgaaactcagttgaaaaaaactgttacgtgttgatttaagtgttaattgttggtgtctattaaagtccattaaaatgagaaaaatcctgcaatgttttcctcaaaaaacataatttcttctcgactgaacaaagaaagacatcaacattttggatgacatggtggtgagtaaattacctggatttttcttttaagaaaatggaatattcctttaacaagcagatatgaggagctcagatgcaaaagctgctaaacacCACCTCCGTCAGAGGTGAGATATTGAGATAAAATCCGATAATTTAAATTATATGTTaattaaatacttttgcttcagatctgcttaatcccggcccttaggccattcagaaatgcCGGTTTGTTGACAGAATccattaaaggcagggtgcttttaaaaaaaaatacattttggaaaagggaatcatgtaccaaaacacacttttagccaaacagcagtaaggggcgtgtctactaaccaacatccttgcctgggttgcatatgtgtgggacgggttatcaaaagaaggtccagattctattggggtaggggcgtgttgtTTAGGGGacttcaaatataaaaattggCTGTCAAAgttcatgcaccccgcctttaaaagtCTGATAAAAACATGACAAGAAAACATTTCTGACTTacttagaggcttttgcatctgagctcttcatatgctTTTAAGTGTGTAACATATTTTTCTAGCAATGCAAAATAATGAACAGTTTCTTGTGCAACATAAATGAAACATAAATAAAGATAAAACCAGTGAAAAAATGCTGACATTTTCAAGTTAACATTGGTCTTAAGTAACACTGGAGATTACATTTTATTCAGAAGTTTTGATTTTTGGACAGGATATTTTAAACTAGGTATTGTTACATGAACCATCATTTGCTACTTGCTAGCTGGTTGCAGATGTAACAAAATTCTGACCAAGACCTTAGTGATATTATgaaatttaaaaagtttttacaacaaaaccttacaaaaacattacaagtgtgcatcttgagacaaaacaatggcactgatatgttaagatatatcaatgcaaggtgtttttaaattaagcagcttaaacatacattttagtctgggactaggataagccctgtgcGGAAACCGCAATATAATATATGAAACTCACAATCCAAATCCACCATCTAGATTTATACTCAAATGCTCTCATTGTGTCATCTCAGTTCCTTATAAACTCAATTTAGCTTCTTGTCAGGCTGTTAAAACCACGTGTATCTTTCAGAAATCACGTAGCCAGCCAATCAGATCAGAGCTGGCTGTTTTAACCATCTCTTGCCCATTTTGTGTGCAATATTAGACTTTCTATCTACTTTCTGTAGGAATTTGGTCCGAAGCTGTGACTGACTAGCAACCTAGTAACGGACTGTTGTAAAATTACCCAGATATAAGCTAGTGATGCATGCAGTTCCAATGTACTTCCAATGACTGTATGTTTCTAAATGTTTCATTTTAACCAATATATGTTACATCATCCTGTAGCTGTAGTTATAAAAcagtataatttattttgtaaggACATTTTAATGTGCAACTGCATATAATACACTGTCTGTGCTTTAATGTTTTGTGATCAAAAATCTAAAATTCAATTGTTTTTCACAGGCACATGAGGATCCAATGTACGATATCATCAGAGAGAACAAGCGCAATGAAAAAGAGACCAGGTACGATGAGAGCTCCGTCACTGatgatgttttaaaaaaattgaagttATGTATTGGCCACACTTATGATTTACTATACTAAGGTTTTACTGTAAAGGTTTGTCATGGGTCATTCCTGAGGAATTGTGTCAGTGCTACAATGTTGCAGACGATTACATAACTTCTTACTCCATTGTAATTATGTTGATTTGAGGCTACATGGGAGTAATTAGAAACCATTATGTGGGTTGTAAACCCATCGTGGGCCATTTGAATGATTTAATTCTTTGTTCGTACATTGCAGAGATGCACATTTATGGCCGAGAAGCATTACTAAACATTCCCTGGGGACTGCCAATTTAAATTTTTCAGCAAAATGTCGAAAAGCAAAGAGTAGCTTTTTAAAAGAAGTTGAAAATCTGACTGCTTTAAAATTGATGCAGTCTTTGCAGCATGTGGTGAATGAAAGCAAAATCTAAAATTGAGCTGTGCTGAATGCATGGTGTGCTGTGTGGTTCCCAAGGATACGTGGACCCTAGAACCCTCTGAACAGCGGTGCTCTCATGAATTGTTAATAGTTTCAGGTCACTGTGGCTGTcgaaattattttctttttttattgctGATCTAAAGCAATAAAATTGTAATCATCCAATTCAAGATAATaggatatttttttaaatatataattaggtcctgttaattgtttaaataattgttgagcggggcacaacctaacgctttttggttttggctcaatcattcagaaaatatttgagtttgattaatgatatttttacacaagcaacacacacatctctgctacaaatgaacctttgaagtttgtttctagtacttaccattcttagacaattacaccaaacgtgacagaagtgcaaacgttacaacttcccccataggtggggttaattgtaacaggcagggggttagttgtaacacttgctaaaaattaagtttgaatgtaaatatttcaatactattttgtctgtatacttgaagtggatattgtttatatatatgtctataatagacagctatccacactgtattcattcatccagcccttttcgaacaatagttcaattataaattgatacaaatgtctaaatatgtgagaaaaagcagcacaatttcTATGCAACCAAGTCTgcaataaccatactacagtttcaaattctgagataatgagcattaaagtctgattttagccatttaatttcattaatatttcactctttgacgtgaccttattcaattaatattaaagatatgaacaaaaataaatttgacacgaTTTTTGATAGGACAGGCAcattagcctctttcacacagtaattctggtaaattaccatgaatttaccagaatgaatttaccagtaaatacaaaaatgtgctgttcacacatgcagtgacattccgtctttttaccagtaagacatcattcacacatcagtatcaaaataccggtaaatttggagagaaagcggaagttacctgtggcgcgcggccggcgagctccgtccgtgtcgtatttgtaaacggcgggttatgacttaatatccacggtccgtattttgttgttttcacatctgtggcaaacggtcgcgaagttgctcgtgaccaaacaacattgcgttaggcggcgtcaaacggaacctgcgcgtttgcacattaggcttcacagatggtgtgctaaggacgtcggcaatttggcaattagatggtaagctgttttaaacaactttggtgaagaaatgt
This window harbors:
- the rp9 gene encoding retinitis pigmentosa 9 protein, yielding MSDRKRSREHREDRHERKRHRESKQEEDKYTHQTKKLVHEVQKIKHVETFYENPPPGLIKEHDDKPEDCIPDTPGNEDARNFLAHAPTRGLWMPLGKEVKVMQCWRCKRYGHRTGDRECPFFIKGNQKLEQFRVAHEDPMYDIIRENKRNEKETRIQQLKQLLQDSTSDSDSTSSSDHSRKKKKKKKEKKKKEKKKEKKKKKKKHKAKGSDDSDSD